The Candidatus Melainabacteria bacterium RIFOXYA2_FULL_32_9 genomic interval GATCACCTGTAATAATCCGTAATTCTGGGGGAATAACGAGGTTTTCCGGTACAACAAGATCTTGGGGTAAAAGTCCTAACTTAACTTTAAGTGGAATTTCTGGACTGTTAGTTAAAGTGTATATTTTTTCTGATTTTTTTATCATTTTTAAAAGAGTAAGATTATTTGCAAATAAAATTAAATCAGGTTTACTGGCAAAACTAGCTTTTGCAGGGATCGTCATTACAATTTCTGCTGGATTAGCAGAATTCTGATAACTAATTGGCAATACAGGTAAATATTTAGTTCCATCAGGACATTCTATGAGTCCGTCAAATCTGATATTTGCATTAGGAATTTTCTCTTTTATCAAATCTATTACAGGTTTTGGTAATTCTGTTCCTAAACTTGGCAAAATCAGACTAAGATTTATAAAAATACTAATTATTGTAATTATTATTTTTTTCATTTATACAGTTCCGTCTCATTAAAATAATGGTATATTATTGACTATTTCCTGTAAAGACACCTTTTATTTTATCCACAATATTTTCTTTATTATTTTTTTCACTCTGAATTTCGCTTAATCGTTTATATAATTTCTTTTCCTCTTCAGTAATATTTGTAGGAGTAAGTAAATTAATTCTAATAAATTGGTCTCCTCTTTTGTTTGGATTATTTAAGTGTGGGACTCCAACACTTTTTATTGTGAGAATAGAACCAGTTTGAATGCCTGGATGTATTTTTAGATGACTTTTTCCATCCACTGTTTCAACTTCTACTTCGTCACCTAATGTTGCTTGTGGGAAGCTTATATTATAATCCAGGTAAATATTTACACCATCTCTTTTGAAGCTTTTATGCGGTTGTACAAGTAAAACAACATATAAATCCCCAGCAGGGCCACCATTTTTACCTGCATCGCCTTCTGAATTTATTCTAAGCTTGTTGCCTGTATCGACACCTTTAGGGATTTTTACATTTAAGACTTTACCAACTTCTTTACGTCCTTGTCCATTGCAGTTTTTACAAGGTGTTGCAGAAGTTCCTCTGCCCTGACATGCAGGACATGTTGATACCTGAGTAAAGTGTCCTAAAATTGTTTGAGTTGTTTGTTGGATTTGACCATAACCTTTACAGGTGCTACAAGTAATTGGGGTAGTACCTGGCTCAACTCCCGAGGCATTACAAGTATTACATGCCTCAAGATGCTCTATTTCTACATTTTTTTCTGCACCAAATACTGCTTCTTCAAATGTTATTTGTAAATCAAGCCTTAAATCACTGCCTCTTAGTGGAGAATTGGCATGTTGTCTCGATCTGGTGCCTGAAAATCCGCCTCCAAAAAAGCTGGATAAAATATCATTTAAATCACCAAATCCAAAGTCAAATGGTCCAGAATAATCATAGCCTGCGTTTTTCAAGCCATCATGCCCGTACCTGTCGTACATAGCACGTTTATCCCCGTCCATTAAAACTTCATAAGCCTGTCCTAGTTCTTTAAACTTCTCTTCAGCGTCAGGCGCTTTATTTACATCCGGATGAAGTTCACGAGCTTTTTTT includes:
- a CDS encoding molecular chaperone DnaJ; protein product: MTKTDYYEILGVSKDASQEEIKRAFRKKARELHPDVNKAPDAEEKFKELGQAYEVLMDGDKRAMYDRYGHDGLKNAGYDYSGPFDFGFGDLNDILSSFFGGGFSGTRSRQHANSPLRGSDLRLDLQITFEEAVFGAEKNVEIEHLEACNTCNASGVEPGTTPITCSTCKGYGQIQQTTQTILGHFTQVSTCPACQGRGTSATPCKNCNGQGRKEVGKVLNVKIPKGVDTGNKLRINSEGDAGKNGGPAGDLYVVLLVQPHKSFKRDGVNIYLDYNISFPQATLGDEVEVETVDGKSHLKIHPGIQTGSILTIKSVGVPHLNNPNKRGDQFIRINLLTPTNITEEEKKLYKRLSEIQSEKNNKENIVDKIKGVFTGNSQ